In the Populus trichocarpa isolate Nisqually-1 chromosome 1, P.trichocarpa_v4.1, whole genome shotgun sequence genome, CTCCCTCACAACAACAACTCTCTGTGTTCCTCTCGGCCAAAACAACTCCACTAGCTTCAGCCACCAGCTCCTCAACATCATAGAAACCTCTTCCAGTACCAAATCCAACAATAATAGCTCCAGCAACATCGTCATCGTGAGTACTGTTaaagaaccatttcaacccaatagcttaagctgttaggtgaggtctcaggatatgatttatattattctctaacacaccccctcaagtgaaagccctttgggcttgaaacttgcacatgcccactttaccttgtgcttaatttttatcaaataaatgaggatggtgagattcgaactcatgaccgcttggtcatcaaggctctgataccatgttaaagaaccatctcaacccaatagcttaagctgttaggtgaggtctcaggatatgatttatattattctctaacaagtaCCACCACTAATGACTTCTCATCTCTTATTTAAGCCACCCACGACTCTATCTCTCCAGCGACCAATACTCTCTTTCTTCTCCACGTCGTCCATAtgtaaaagagaagaagaaaatgttaaaagaaaatcaagcacaGAATAGGCAGTTAGCTTAGTCAAATACAATAACTGaatctttaattattagtttctttattcataaataattagGCTTGATCATATGCAATCGTATAGGATCTTGATACTAAACCATCAGTATAAGTTGTAAACTTTgcttaaaatacaataataagaATATCATTCTCTTcagaaagtaaaacaaaaaaaatcaaatctagagaaaagataaaaaccGATTGTTTTGTgttaatgatttatttgtttgcaGGTGACGGTGACTCTCACCACTAACATAGGAGTGAAGATTAGAAAGAGATAAACCCGATCCACctatttttttgtcttcaacGGTGACAATTCGTGAATCCACACGACGTTAATGTTCTTCTGCTTTCCAAAGTCTTATAGCACTACTTTCTTGATTACAACAATTTCTCCAATTAATTTCTAGTCTTTTAAAAGGTCGATCCATAAtctcaaatcatttttgttgataaattactaaaaattgTGAAATTTTGGGATAAAATGCATATTATTGTGTATAATTTTGGACTGTTTGGACATTATTAACTTAGTTTggtatgtgttttttattaccACAATCATACtgttttttagtcttttagCACTGTTTTTTTGACGTTGTCATACAATCTGagtattttcatgatttttgggtttgagaCATGATAAGTTAAAACTCTCCAAGACTGTCTTGataacattttaataataaagagacttttaaaatacttagatttatttattaatatcttacTTGTCAAAAAACTATTagaactttttatataaaataaaactagaaaacttcactgaaataaattaaaaaaactatttcctttcaataaaataaataaattagaaaagcattgtaatacaacataattttataatagaataataaaaataataattttaaaagcttataTCACAATCTCTCCAGcacataattttataattatttttaaaaattataatttatagttttcaaatcataataaaaatcaatagcaATAACTTTCCCAAACACACATGCCAGGGAGTTGCCGCCTTTCCATCTTATCGCTCAGTTGGTGGAAAAACTTTAGGTAATCTCCATGGATAAAGAGCCGTTGAGGAAATTAACGTCAACGAcaacaaaatagaaagaaacTAACAGATAATCCCACGTCATTTTTTGACCGTTGCTTTGAATGCCCAAACCTCAGTTTCATTACCACAATCGTAAGTAACGCCGGGCAGAAGCCGCACACGCACGTGCTCCCTTACGGACACATAACAAATTTGAGCACCCTCATTGGACAGCCAAAACAAATGGTCCCCACTTTGCTGACTTGGCGAAACCCGATTTGCTCTTCTTAGACACATCAGCATCCACCTACCACCCAATCCTAAAACATGCCAGCTTATCGCCACCAACAACTGCCTCTAGTAGAGCATAGAATAAATTTATACAGATGGAGAAACCACAATGCAGCCCTCCAATTACACTGTGATTTCATGTGAGTTTCTTACTTTCAAAATTAAGCAATTGCATCATCAATGAATTACATAACAAGTAgtggtaaataaataaataaattcaaatgtatTTAAGTAATTTAGAAGGaattaagtatatataaaaaagcatctaataaaaataattaatttgtttcacttgaaattatattaagattttttctaGTAAttgatatgttaaaataattgtatttgaaTCTTAGAACTTCGGAAACTGAAGTGAAAACAGTTTCTATTGTTAAGGGACTGATTTGTAGTTTTCCCAAACAAATATAGTATAATATTTCTGTCTCAGGTTTGGCCGTAATGGTCCACCGGCTTAACGCCaactcctctctctcttctcctctcttcccTCTGCAACTCTCCTCTTCATAGAAGAAGGTAAaggagatagaaaagaaaaatcaagaattttctGCTCTTggtttaaagaaaataaaaaacagaaattcgATAAAATGGGGAAGTTGTTGTGCGATTCAACAACAACTGTCGCCGAAACGACATTTCAAACACCAACATCACCGATTGTTCACTGGAGGGACGATCCAAAAGTCACCGTAGATAATTCGGAACAGACTCTAACTATCTCCGAACAAACCACGTGGGAGGACGTGATTGGCTTGGAAGACCAGCAAAGACGCCACTTACAGAGGCTCCAATCCAAAGGCGTGCTATGGAAGCATCCCAAGAACGACGAGTCGTATCCCGTGGTGGTATTCAAGCTGTCGCACGGGGGAGACGTGTCGGCGGACGGGAACTGCCTGTTCACCGCGTCGCAGAGGGCGATGGTGGCGAGTGAGATGGACGCGCGGGAGTTGAGGAGGAGGACGGCGAGGAGGTTTGTAGAGGACTTTGGATCTGTGAGTGGGGAAGAAAGGGAGGCGATAAATAATGCTATAAAGCATATGTATTCGCCGGATCTGAAGAACGGGTGGGGGATACATGTCGTTCAAGAGGTTAAGCTCTTAGCCAAAAAAGAAGATCGTGTTGCGTTGGATTCTGCTATCGATGAGCTTGTTCTCTTAGGGATGCAAAGGTAATTATTTCACTgtttctttctcctctccttctcgttttttattttttatttttttgtgttatctGTTTATTGGatctgtttttgttattttctttatgttcaagaaatgaaaaaagaaaggttCTTTTGTCTTGTTTTAGTTAAAGATATGCGTTAGTAATTCTGAAGTTTTAGgttatattgttttcttgaaagaaatggAGGGTGTTATTCAATGGAGGATTTTGTTGCAGATGATtgtttctaattctttttgtttaattttgtgatttttgtctTAACAAGAGCAtaaaaatgttagggtttttagCTAATGTAAAACGACTAAAATGAAGTATCAAGGGTTTTGCCAATGCATTTTACTAGATTTGTTTGTTTCTGATTCTTAATGGAAGTTAGGGGTTTaagtaatttaaaatgaatCATCACTGTTTAGGTTCAAAATATGAACAAtgaatagcttttttttttcttctagttttcattgattattgatttttgaaaagcGAAGTGTGCTATTGAAATGAGGGTTATATTGCAGatgattgttgttgtttctgcttgcttttttatttgaatttatttcgTGATTTGAAGAGAAATGGCAGCAGAGTCGATATACAAAGAGAGGTGTATGGCGGTGAATGATGGCCCGAGTTGGGCAAAATACATGTCGATCTCCGGTTCGCATGATGATGAGTATGATATCATCACTTTGCAATATACTGAGGAAGGTTTGTTATACATTGATGAGAATAGAAAAGGTCATGCTGCAGCTTTTGGTGATGATATTGCAATAGAGTGTCTTGCAACAGAGTTCAAGCGTGAAATATATGTGGTAAGGACTATTTAAACTTggtgttctctctctctctctctctctctcactcttttGAATCAACATATCTATTTGATTGTTTATCCTGTTTTTGGTTTACATAATGCTGCAGAATATATGCAAGTATCATAATGTGTGCCATATGCTAGTAGTGATTTAGATAGACTACATATAGGTTCCAAGTCTGATATTTTGACCATTTATGTAGAATGTGTCATCATTGCAATAGCCTCCTTGCATTAATCCATATGATAGAGTATGTACTATTTCACTGATATGTAGGTAGATACTACTGGATAGTCTGTTGGTTGGATAGCTATTGTATAGTCCATGTGTGTTTGATGAGCAAGCTGCCAGAGACCATCGCATCGTTACTCCTTTTGGAGTTTTTCTGCTATTCCAATATCACCTTCCTGTCTGtgatgtctttttatttgtacTTTCTATTGTCGATGGATATAAAGTTGTATGGCGAgttggtaatatatatatatatatatgcaagtaTGTACTACTGTTGTTTCCTGACTGTGTTCAGTTTATCGAATCTTTGTATCATAGGTAATTGTTAGAGAGTCTCAGTTGTAATGGGTTATTTTTTGTTCTGATTTAGCCCTCTTGTCTGATCAAACATTTTACAGGTGCAAGCACATGGATCCGATGGAATGGTTGACGAAGAAAATTGTGTCTTCTTTCTCCCACATCGACCTAGGAGTGAAATTTGTGAACCCCCCTTCTTTCTCTTTATGAAGGGAACAGGTAATGAAATTGTCATAATCTATTTGAATGTTCaggaaaacataattttgttatggaTATTCCATGAATATGCGCCACACAAAAACAATATACGACCCAAGATTAAccattttgttgaattttggcTACTTTAGTTATTGgctatagaattaaattttcatttgtatACAGGCTGGTGTGGTGCTGGAGCTGATCACTATGAGCCTTTGATTGCTCATCCATCTTCACATCTTTCA is a window encoding:
- the LOC7460565 gene encoding uncharacterized protein LOC7460565 is translated as MGKLLCDSTTTVAETTFQTPTSPIVHWRDDPKVTVDNSEQTLTISEQTTWEDVIGLEDQQRRHLQRLQSKGVLWKHPKNDESYPVVVFKLSHGGDVSADGNCLFTASQRAMVASEMDARELRRRTARRFVEDFGSVSGEEREAINNAIKHMYSPDLKNGWGIHVVQEVKLLAKKEDRVALDSAIDELVLLGMQREMAAESIYKERCMAVNDGPSWAKYMSISGSHDDEYDIITLQYTEEGLLYIDENRKGHAAAFGDDIAIECLATEFKREIYVVQAHGSDGMVDEENCVFFLPHRPRSEICEPPFFLFMKGTGWCGAGADHYEPLIAHPSSHLSQEKVAVVLGGH